The proteins below are encoded in one region of Bacillus vallismortis:
- the aspP gene encoding aspartate/proton symporter AspP: protein MSKQGNFQKSMSLFDLILVGMGAIFGSAWLFAVSNVASKAGPSGAFSWIIGGAIILLIGLVYAELGAALPRTGGIIRYPVYSHGHLVGYLISFVTIVAYTSLISIEVTAVRQYVAYWFPGLTKEGSDSPTIAGWLLQFALLCLFFLLNYWSVKTFAKANFIISIFKYIVPITIIIVLIFHFNAQNLSVEGFAPFGFTGIQAAISTGGVMFAYLGLHPIVAVAGEVRNPKRNIPIALIVCIIVSTIIYTVLQVTFIGAIPTETLKNGWPAIGREFSLPFKDIAVMLGLGWLATLVILDAILSPGGNGNIFMNTTSRLVYAWARNGTLFRIFSKVNKETGTPRASLWLSFAMSIFWTLPFPSWNALVNVCSVALILSYAIAPICSAALRVNAKDLNRPFYLRGMSIIGPLSFIFTAFIVYWSGWTTVSWLLGSQLIMFLVYLFFSKYAPQEDVSLAQQLKSAWWLIGFYIMMLVFSYIGSFGHGLGIISNPVDLILVAIGSIAIYYWAKYTGLPKAAIDYDQ, encoded by the coding sequence ATGTCTAAACAAGGAAATTTTCAAAAATCAATGTCACTGTTTGATCTGATTTTGGTTGGGATGGGGGCAATCTTTGGGTCAGCGTGGCTGTTCGCTGTCAGCAATGTCGCCTCAAAAGCGGGGCCCTCCGGCGCTTTTTCCTGGATCATCGGCGGAGCTATCATTCTGTTAATCGGGCTCGTGTACGCTGAACTCGGAGCCGCTCTGCCCCGTACCGGAGGCATCATTCGATACCCCGTTTATTCACATGGTCACCTTGTCGGTTATTTAATTTCATTTGTCACAATTGTCGCTTATACAAGCCTGATTTCGATTGAAGTCACGGCAGTCCGGCAATACGTGGCCTATTGGTTTCCCGGCCTGACCAAAGAAGGCTCTGATTCACCGACCATTGCAGGCTGGCTCTTGCAATTTGCCTTGCTATGCTTGTTTTTTCTCCTGAATTATTGGAGTGTCAAAACTTTCGCCAAGGCCAATTTCATCATATCGATTTTTAAATATATTGTCCCGATTACGATCATTATCGTGTTGATCTTTCATTTTAACGCACAAAATTTATCTGTTGAAGGATTTGCGCCGTTTGGTTTTACAGGTATTCAGGCTGCGATATCGACAGGGGGCGTGATGTTTGCGTACCTGGGCCTGCACCCGATTGTGGCTGTTGCAGGCGAAGTGCGAAATCCAAAACGCAACATCCCGATCGCTTTAATCGTTTGCATCATCGTTTCCACCATCATTTATACTGTTTTGCAAGTCACTTTTATTGGCGCAATCCCGACAGAAACGCTTAAAAACGGCTGGCCTGCAATCGGACGGGAGTTTTCATTGCCGTTTAAAGATATTGCGGTCATGCTCGGTTTGGGCTGGCTTGCAACGCTTGTCATTTTAGACGCTATTTTGTCACCGGGTGGAAACGGGAATATTTTTATGAATACGACGTCTCGCCTTGTTTACGCCTGGGCGCGGAACGGCACATTATTTCGCATATTTTCAAAGGTCAATAAAGAAACCGGAACACCACGCGCTTCACTCTGGCTATCGTTTGCCATGTCGATTTTCTGGACGCTCCCCTTCCCTTCGTGGAACGCGCTCGTCAATGTCTGTTCTGTCGCACTCATCCTTTCCTATGCGATCGCACCCATTTGCTCAGCAGCGCTCAGGGTGAATGCGAAGGACTTGAACAGGCCGTTTTATTTAAGAGGAATGAGCATTATCGGGCCGCTTTCCTTTATCTTCACGGCCTTTATCGTGTACTGGTCAGGATGGACGACCGTTTCTTGGCTGCTCGGTTCACAGCTCATCATGTTTTTGGTTTATCTCTTTTTCAGCAAATATGCGCCTCAAGAAGATGTCAGTCTTGCCCAGCAGCTGAAATCTGCCTGGTGGCTGATCGGGTTTTATATCATGATGCTGGTCTTTTCCTACATCGGTTCTTTCGGACACGGTTTAGGCATCATCAGCAATCCCGTCGACCTAATTTTGGTCGCCATCGGCTCAATTGCGATTTACTACTGGGCAAAGTATACCGGGCTCCCGAAAGCCGCCATTGATTATGATCAATAA
- a CDS encoding glycoside hydrolase family 32 protein: MNYKKAGKWLTVFLIFAGILLFIDLLPNEEPVKKTKSTQKPDYRAAYHFTTPDKWKNDPQKPIYFDGQYHYFYLYNRDYPNGNGTEWRHAVSEDFLHWTDEGVAIPKYTNPDGDIWSGSVVIDKNNTAGFGKNALVAIVTQPSAKDKKQEQYLWYSTDKGKSFKSYRDNPVMPNPGTDDFRDPKVIWDDQDNKWVMAMAEGTKISFYESDNLKNWHYTSGFFPEQAGIVECPDLYMMRASDGTNKWVLGASANGKPWGKPNTYAYWTGSFDGKEFTADQTGPQWLDYGFDWYGGVTFEDGKSTDPLEKRYALAWMNNWDYANNTPTMKNGFNGTDSVIRELRLHEQDGTYSLVSQPIEALEQLTVSTDHIEDQDVSGSKTLSITADTYQLDMDLSWSELKNAGVRLRESEDQERHIDVGIFAEDGYAYVNRAAANQPDKSNTYVESKTPFDVSKQKTHLKILVDKTTIEVFVGDGKTVFSNQVFPRPEDKGITLYSEGGTASFKEITVKHLDTIHK, encoded by the coding sequence ATGAACTATAAAAAAGCAGGCAAATGGCTAACCGTCTTCCTCATCTTTGCAGGAATATTGCTGTTTATCGACTTATTGCCAAACGAAGAACCTGTCAAAAAAACAAAATCAACACAGAAACCGGACTACCGGGCGGCATATCATTTTACAACGCCGGACAAGTGGAAAAATGATCCTCAAAAACCAATCTATTTTGATGGACAATACCATTATTTCTATCTTTATAATCGGGATTACCCAAACGGAAACGGCACAGAATGGCGCCATGCCGTTTCAGAGGATTTCCTGCACTGGACCGATGAAGGCGTGGCAATTCCGAAATATACAAACCCGGACGGCGATATTTGGTCCGGTTCTGTTGTAATCGATAAAAATAACACAGCAGGATTCGGGAAAAATGCGCTTGTCGCGATAGTGACACAGCCTTCTGCCAAAGACAAAAAACAGGAGCAATATTTGTGGTATAGCACAGACAAAGGAAAATCATTCAAGTCCTATCGTGATAACCCCGTTATGCCTAATCCCGGCACAGACGACTTCAGAGACCCGAAAGTCATATGGGATGACCAGGATAACAAATGGGTCATGGCCATGGCTGAAGGGACAAAAATCAGCTTTTATGAATCCGATAACCTAAAAAACTGGCATTACACAAGCGGATTTTTCCCAGAGCAAGCGGGCATTGTGGAATGTCCTGACCTCTACATGATGCGGGCAAGTGACGGCACCAATAAGTGGGTTCTCGGTGCCAGCGCGAACGGTAAACCATGGGGCAAACCAAATACGTACGCTTACTGGACTGGAAGCTTTGACGGAAAAGAATTTACAGCGGATCAGACTGGACCGCAATGGCTTGACTACGGCTTTGACTGGTACGGCGGCGTGACGTTCGAAGACGGCAAAAGCACAGATCCATTAGAAAAGCGGTATGCGCTTGCCTGGATGAACAATTGGGATTACGCCAACAACACACCGACAATGAAGAATGGGTTTAATGGCACAGATTCTGTTATACGTGAACTCCGGCTGCATGAGCAGGACGGCACATACAGTCTCGTCTCACAGCCGATCGAAGCTTTAGAGCAGCTGACTGTTTCAACTGACCACATAGAGGATCAGGATGTGAGCGGATCAAAAACACTGTCGATCACTGCTGATACGTACCAGCTTGATATGGATCTTTCTTGGTCAGAGCTAAAGAACGCAGGCGTCAGGCTGAGAGAGTCGGAAGACCAAGAACGCCATATTGATGTCGGCATTTTCGCCGAAGACGGCTATGCATATGTCAACAGAGCGGCTGCAAATCAGCCTGACAAAAGCAATACCTATGTCGAAAGCAAGACACCTTTCGATGTAAGCAAACAGAAGACCCATTTAAAAATTCTCGTCGATAAAACAACGATAGAAGTATTTGTCGGCGATGGAAAAACCGTTTTTTCAAATCAAGTGTTCCCGAGACCTGAAGATAAAGGCATTACCCTTTATTCTGAAGGCGGCACAGCTTCATTTAAAGAGATAACGGTGAAACATTTGGATACGATTCATAAATAA
- the sacB gene encoding levansucrase: MNIKKFAKQATALTFTTALLAGGATQAFAKETNQKPYKETYGITHITRHDMLKIPEQQKNEKYQVPEFDPSTIKNISSAKGLDVWDSWPLQNADGTVANYHGYHIVFALAGDPKDADDTSIYMFYQKVGETSIDSWKNAGRVFKDSDKFDANDSILKDQTQEWSGSATFTSDGHIRLFYTDFSGKHYGKQTLTTAQVNVSTSDSSLNIDGVEDYKSIFDGDGKTYQNVQQFIDEGNYSSGDNHTLRDPHYVEDKGRKYLVFEANTGTDNGYQGEESLFNKAYYGKSTSFFRQESQKLLQSDKKRAAELANGALGIIELNDDYTMKKVMKPLIASNTVTDEIERPNVFKMNGKWYLFTDSRGSKMTIDGITSNDIYMLGYVSNSLTGPYKPLNKTGLVLKMDLDPNDVTFTYSHFAVPQAKGNNVVITSYMTNRGFFADKQATFAPSFLLNIKGKKTSVVKDSILEQGQLTVNK; this comes from the coding sequence ATGAACATCAAAAAGTTTGCAAAACAAGCGACAGCATTAACCTTTACAACTGCACTGCTGGCAGGAGGCGCGACTCAAGCGTTTGCGAAAGAAACGAACCAAAAACCGTATAAGGAAACGTACGGCATTACCCATATTACACGCCATGACATGCTGAAAATCCCTGAACAGCAAAAAAATGAAAAATATCAAGTGCCTGAATTTGATCCATCCACAATTAAAAATATCTCTTCTGCAAAAGGCCTGGACGTTTGGGACAGCTGGCCATTGCAAAACGCTGACGGCACAGTCGCAAACTATCACGGCTACCACATTGTCTTTGCGTTAGCGGGAGACCCTAAAGATGCGGATGACACATCGATTTACATGTTCTATCAAAAAGTCGGCGAAACGTCTATTGACAGCTGGAAAAACGCTGGCCGTGTCTTCAAAGACAGCGACAAATTCGATGCAAATGATTCAATCCTGAAAGACCAAACACAAGAATGGTCTGGTTCAGCGACATTCACATCTGACGGTCACATTCGTTTGTTCTACACTGACTTTTCTGGTAAACATTACGGCAAACAAACACTGACAACTGCACAGGTTAACGTATCAACGTCAGACAGCTCTCTGAATATCGACGGTGTAGAAGATTATAAATCAATCTTTGACGGTGACGGCAAAACGTATCAAAATGTACAGCAGTTCATCGATGAAGGCAACTACAGCTCCGGTGATAACCATACGCTGAGAGATCCGCACTACGTGGAAGATAAAGGCCGCAAATACTTAGTATTTGAAGCGAACACTGGAACTGACAACGGTTACCAAGGCGAAGAATCTTTATTTAACAAAGCGTACTACGGCAAAAGCACATCATTCTTCCGTCAAGAAAGTCAAAAACTTCTGCAAAGCGATAAAAAACGCGCAGCAGAATTAGCAAACGGCGCACTCGGCATCATTGAGCTAAACGATGACTACACAATGAAAAAAGTGATGAAACCGCTGATTGCATCTAACACAGTTACAGATGAAATTGAACGCCCGAATGTCTTTAAAATGAATGGCAAATGGTACCTGTTCACTGACTCTCGCGGATCAAAAATGACAATCGACGGCATTACATCTAATGACATTTATATGCTTGGTTATGTTTCTAATTCCTTAACAGGCCCATACAAGCCGCTAAACAAAACAGGCCTTGTGTTAAAAATGGATCTTGATCCTAACGATGTGACCTTTACTTACTCACACTTCGCTGTGCCTCAAGCTAAAGGAAACAATGTCGTCATTACAAGCTACATGACAAACAGAGGTTTCTTTGCTGACAAACAAGCAACGTTTGCGCCAAGCTTCCTCTTGAACATCAAAGGCAAGAAAACATCTGTTGTAAAAGACAGCATCCTTGAACAAGGACAATTAACCGTTAACAAATAA
- a CDS encoding polysaccharide pyruvyl transferase family protein — translation MDSKHSMISLKQKLSGLLDVIPKQSEIIYADYPLYGNVGDLFIMKGTEAFFKEHGIRVRKRWNPDNFPLGRKLDPNLIIVCQGGGNFGDLYPYYQGFREKIVQAYPNHKIVILPQSIYFQNKDNLKRTAEIFSKHANLHIITRERASYATAQAYFASNQIKLLPDMAHQLFPVASTQQPFNQKLRFIRTDHEANKELQEHANAESYDWRTVLSASDRWTIAFLQTLNVLNKKAGNPLPIAYIWEKYSDYIVKKAIRFFSRYESVETSRLHGHILSSLLQKENTVIDNSYGKNANYYHTWMEDVQNTRLIQNASKKENLPAHM, via the coding sequence ATGGACAGCAAGCATTCGATGATCAGCCTGAAACAAAAACTGTCCGGGCTGCTCGACGTCATTCCGAAACAATCCGAGATCATCTATGCCGACTATCCTCTATACGGAAATGTAGGGGATTTATTTATTATGAAGGGAACAGAGGCCTTCTTCAAAGAACATGGGATCCGTGTCAGAAAACGCTGGAATCCCGACAATTTTCCACTTGGGCGAAAGCTGGATCCGAATCTTATCATCGTCTGCCAGGGAGGCGGCAACTTTGGGGATTTGTATCCGTATTACCAAGGCTTTAGAGAAAAAATCGTCCAAGCCTATCCGAATCACAAAATCGTGATTCTGCCGCAATCGATTTATTTCCAAAACAAAGACAATCTCAAACGGACGGCGGAGATTTTTTCTAAGCATGCGAATCTCCATATCATCACAAGGGAAAGAGCTTCTTATGCAACGGCGCAGGCTTATTTTGCAAGCAATCAGATTAAGCTTCTGCCTGATATGGCCCATCAGCTGTTTCCTGTCGCTTCCACGCAGCAGCCGTTCAATCAAAAGCTGAGATTCATCAGGACAGATCACGAAGCGAACAAGGAGCTTCAGGAACACGCAAACGCGGAAAGCTACGACTGGCGCACGGTGCTGTCAGCTTCAGACCGCTGGACGATCGCTTTTCTGCAAACGCTGAACGTCCTGAATAAAAAAGCGGGCAACCCTCTGCCCATCGCGTATATATGGGAAAAATACTCTGATTATATCGTCAAAAAAGCGATTCGGTTTTTCAGCCGCTACGAATCGGTGGAAACGTCAAGGCTGCACGGCCACATCCTGTCCTCTCTGCTTCAAAAAGAAAACACGGTCATTGATAATTCCTACGGGAAAAACGCCAATTACTATCACACCTGGATGGAAGACGTGCAGAACACCCGACTCATCCAGAACGCCTCAAAAAAGGAAAACCTTCCTGCTCACATGTGA
- the yvfG gene encoding protein YvfG: protein MSELFSVPYFIENFKQHIEMNQSEDKIHAMNSYYRSVVSTLVQDQLTKNAVVLKRIQHLDEAYNKVKRGESK, encoded by the coding sequence ATGTCTGAACTTTTTTCCGTCCCTTATTTTATTGAGAATTTCAAACAGCATATTGAAATGAATCAGTCTGAGGATAAAATCCATGCGATGAATAGCTACTACCGTTCCGTCGTCTCAACGCTTGTGCAGGATCAGCTGACGAAAAACGCAGTTGTTCTGAAACGGATTCAGCATTTAGATGAGGCGTACAACAAAGTCAAACGGGGAGAATCAAAATAA
- the rpoN gene encoding RNA polymerase factor sigma-54 — MDMKLQQVQVLKPQLTQELRQAITLLGYHSAELAEYIDELSLENPLIERKETDTPPLSYHKTNKNRMNAQEAGLQLSDPQKTLQDVLKQQALDMNLTNTEKKIFHYLIHSLDSNGYLEEDMEEAARRLSVSAKEAEAVLAKLQSLEPAGIGARSLRECILLQLQRLPNRNEQAEMLVSAHFEAFAQKNWKALSKMTGIPLHTIQDISDDIAALHPRPGLLFARPEQDMYIEPDIFIIVKNGHIAAELNTRSFPEIELQSQYRPLLSSGSCQDTASYLSAKYQEWRWLDRALRQRKQTITRIVSELITRQREFFLKGRSAMKPLTLREVADCLSLHESTVSRAIKGKTLQTPYGLFEMKLFFSAKAEASGDGDASNYAVKTHLEDLINQEDKTKPLSDQKLADLLNEQHGIQISRRTVAKYRDQLNIPSSAARKRYK, encoded by the coding sequence ATGGATATGAAACTTCAGCAAGTACAAGTATTAAAGCCTCAACTGACACAGGAGCTCAGGCAGGCCATCACGCTGCTTGGCTATCATTCGGCAGAACTGGCCGAATACATTGATGAGCTCTCACTGGAAAACCCTCTTATTGAACGAAAGGAAACAGACACACCGCCACTATCTTACCATAAAACAAATAAAAACAGGATGAATGCGCAGGAAGCAGGCCTCCAATTAAGTGATCCGCAAAAAACATTGCAGGATGTGTTAAAACAGCAGGCACTCGATATGAATCTGACAAACACTGAAAAAAAGATTTTTCATTATCTGATTCATTCACTTGATTCAAACGGGTACTTGGAAGAAGATATGGAGGAGGCAGCACGGCGGCTATCTGTTTCAGCCAAGGAAGCGGAAGCGGTTTTGGCAAAGCTTCAGTCGTTAGAGCCGGCTGGAATTGGCGCAAGATCTCTACGGGAATGCATTCTTCTTCAATTACAGCGGCTGCCGAACAGAAATGAACAAGCGGAAATGCTTGTTTCTGCTCATTTTGAAGCTTTTGCGCAAAAGAACTGGAAAGCGCTTTCAAAAATGACTGGAATTCCGCTTCATACGATTCAAGATATCTCTGATGACATCGCAGCTCTTCATCCAAGACCAGGCCTTCTGTTTGCACGGCCAGAGCAAGATATGTATATCGAGCCTGACATTTTTATCATTGTGAAAAACGGGCACATCGCAGCGGAACTGAATACCCGCTCGTTTCCGGAAATAGAACTGCAATCGCAGTACAGACCGCTTTTATCGTCGGGTTCCTGTCAAGATACCGCTTCTTATTTATCTGCGAAATATCAGGAATGGCGCTGGCTGGACCGCGCGCTGCGACAGCGAAAACAGACGATCACGAGAATTGTCAGTGAGCTGATCACACGGCAAAGAGAGTTCTTTCTGAAGGGGAGAAGCGCAATGAAGCCGCTGACTCTCAGAGAAGTAGCTGACTGTCTAAGCCTTCATGAATCAACTGTAAGCCGGGCAATCAAAGGAAAAACGCTACAAACGCCGTACGGACTGTTTGAGATGAAACTCTTTTTCTCAGCAAAAGCCGAGGCCTCAGGAGATGGAGATGCGTCTAACTATGCAGTCAAAACCCATCTTGAAGACCTGATCAACCAAGAGGATAAAACAAAACCGCTCTCAGACCAAAAGCTTGCCGATTTGCTAAATGAACAGCACGGCATTCAAATCTCCAGACGCACTGTGGCAAAATACCGCGATCAATTGAACATTCCGTCATCGGCGGCCAGAAAACGGTATAAATGA
- a CDS encoding helix-turn-helix transcriptional regulator, translating to MKNRLIEYRKKYGYSQDQLAELLNVSRQTIISIEKEKYNPSLPLALAIAKTFHTIVENMFYEEENER from the coding sequence TTGAAAAATAGGTTAATAGAATACAGAAAGAAATATGGATATTCTCAAGATCAATTAGCTGAGCTGCTAAATGTCAGCAGACAAACGATCATATCAATTGAGAAAGAAAAATATAATCCTTCTTTGCCGTTAGCATTAGCAATCGCGAAAACATTTCATACCATTGTCGAGAACATGTTTTATGAAGAAGAGAATGAGAGATGA
- the lutP gene encoding L-lactate permease LutP, which translates to MQWTQAYTPIGGNLLLSALAALVPIIFFFWALAIKRMKGYTAGLSTLGIALVIAVLVYRMPAEKALMSATQGAVYGLLPIGWIIVTSVFLYKITVKTGQFDIIRSSVLSITDDRRLQALLIAFSFGAFLEGAAGFGAPVAISAALLVGLGFNPLYAAGICLIANTAPVAFGAIGIPITAVEGPTGIPAMDISQMVGRQLPFLSVFIPLYLLIIMSGFRKAFEVWPAILVSGVSFAVVQYLSSNFLGPELPDVLSALVSMAALAVFLKWWKPKTTFRFAGEQESAAAIETAKTNPAATAYSGGQIFKAWSPFLLLTVMISVWGIPSVKSALTGHYEGAAVFLKWLNTVGEKLTFAPGVPLLNNQIINADGTPIEALYKLEVLGSAGTAILIAAVLSKFITAISWRDWGAVLKETIQELKFPILTIASVVGFAYVTNSSGMSTTLGMTLALTGSMFTFFSPVLGWLGVFITGSDTSANLLFGNLQKVTALSVGMDPVLSVAANSSGGVTGKMISPQSIAVACAAVGLAGKESDLFRFTIKHSLFLLLLVCIITFLQHHVFSWMIPGG; encoded by the coding sequence ATGCAATGGACACAGGCATATACGCCTATAGGGGGAAATTTGCTTTTATCAGCGCTTGCCGCACTTGTACCGATTATTTTCTTTTTTTGGGCGCTCGCGATTAAACGGATGAAGGGGTATACAGCGGGCTTGTCCACCTTGGGGATCGCACTTGTGATTGCTGTATTGGTTTATCGGATGCCGGCGGAAAAAGCGCTGATGTCCGCCACACAAGGAGCCGTATACGGACTATTGCCGATCGGCTGGATCATTGTAACGTCTGTTTTTTTGTATAAAATTACTGTGAAAACGGGACAGTTTGATATCATTCGCAGTTCTGTTCTCTCGATTACGGATGACCGCCGGCTTCAGGCGCTCCTGATCGCTTTCTCATTCGGGGCTTTTCTAGAAGGAGCGGCCGGCTTCGGCGCGCCGGTCGCCATTTCTGCCGCGCTGCTGGTGGGCCTCGGCTTTAATCCTCTTTATGCGGCGGGAATCTGTTTGATTGCCAATACGGCGCCGGTTGCCTTTGGCGCGATTGGGATTCCGATTACAGCCGTAGAAGGTCCGACAGGGATTCCGGCGATGGACATTTCGCAAATGGTTGGGCGGCAGCTGCCGTTTTTATCCGTTTTTATTCCTCTTTATTTACTGATCATCATGAGCGGGTTCAGGAAAGCCTTTGAGGTCTGGCCTGCAATTCTCGTTTCCGGTGTTTCCTTTGCTGTCGTTCAATATCTTAGCTCCAATTTTTTGGGGCCTGAGCTGCCGGATGTTTTGTCGGCGCTTGTTTCGATGGCCGCGCTTGCTGTGTTTTTGAAATGGTGGAAGCCGAAAACAACATTCCGTTTTGCCGGTGAACAGGAATCTGCCGCCGCGATTGAAACAGCGAAAACGAATCCGGCAGCGACTGCGTATAGCGGCGGGCAGATATTTAAAGCCTGGTCGCCATTTCTGCTGCTGACAGTCATGATTTCTGTATGGGGCATTCCATCTGTCAAATCCGCGCTGACCGGGCATTATGAAGGCGCCGCTGTTTTCTTGAAGTGGCTGAATACAGTTGGCGAAAAACTGACTTTTGCCCCTGGTGTGCCTCTGTTGAACAATCAAATTATCAATGCTGACGGTACGCCTATTGAAGCACTTTACAAGCTTGAGGTACTTGGGTCGGCCGGCACTGCGATATTGATTGCCGCTGTGCTGTCAAAATTTATCACGGCGATTTCGTGGAGAGACTGGGGAGCTGTTTTAAAAGAAACGATCCAAGAGTTGAAGTTTCCGATTTTGACCATCGCTTCTGTCGTTGGTTTTGCCTATGTCACCAACTCCTCTGGAATGAGTACGACACTCGGGATGACACTCGCGCTGACAGGCTCGATGTTTACCTTCTTTTCGCCTGTTCTCGGCTGGCTCGGCGTCTTTATTACCGGCTCTGATACATCTGCCAACTTGCTGTTCGGCAACCTGCAGAAAGTCACCGCGTTATCAGTCGGCATGGACCCTGTTCTGTCTGTGGCCGCAAACTCTTCAGGCGGGGTCACCGGAAAAATGATTTCGCCGCAGTCGATCGCGGTGGCGTGCGCCGCGGTAGGGCTCGCCGGGAAGGAGTCGGATCTTTTCCGCTTTACGATTAAACACAGCTTGTTTTTGCTACTGCTCGTTTGCATCATCACCTTTTTGCAGCATCACGTGTTCAGCTGGATGATTCCAGGAGGATGA
- the lutR gene encoding L-lactate utilization/bacilysin biosynthesis transcriptional regulator LutR has product MKYKQIKTKKIYEEVADALLDMIKNGELKPGDKLDSVQALSESFQVSRSAVREALSALKAMGLVEMKQGEGTYLKEFELNQISQPLSAALLMKKEDVKQLLEVRKLLEIGVATLAAEKRTDDDLERIHAALKEMGSIEADGELGEKADFAFHLALADASQNDLLKHLMNHVSSLLLETMRETRKIWLFSKKTSVQRLYEEHERIYNAVAAQDGAQAEAAMLAHLTNVEDVLSGYFEENVQ; this is encoded by the coding sequence TTGAAATACAAACAGATTAAAACAAAGAAAATATATGAAGAAGTGGCGGACGCACTATTAGATATGATCAAAAATGGCGAATTGAAGCCAGGAGATAAATTAGACTCCGTTCAGGCGCTTTCCGAAAGCTTTCAAGTCAGCCGCTCAGCGGTTCGTGAAGCCCTTTCCGCGCTAAAAGCGATGGGGCTTGTCGAAATGAAACAGGGGGAAGGCACATACCTGAAGGAATTTGAGCTCAATCAAATTTCTCAGCCGCTCTCAGCTGCCCTTCTCATGAAAAAAGAGGACGTCAAGCAGCTGCTCGAGGTCAGAAAACTGCTTGAAATCGGGGTGGCAACATTAGCTGCTGAAAAACGAACAGATGACGATCTCGAAAGAATCCATGCTGCGTTAAAGGAAATGGGCAGCATTGAAGCCGACGGGGAGCTTGGAGAGAAAGCCGACTTCGCATTTCATCTTGCGCTGGCTGACGCTTCCCAGAACGACCTTCTTAAACATCTGATGAACCACGTTTCATCATTGCTGCTGGAAACGATGAGAGAAACACGGAAAATCTGGCTGTTTTCCAAGAAGACCTCAGTTCAGCGACTTTATGAGGAGCATGAACGAATTTACAATGCCGTGGCTGCGCAGGATGGAGCGCAGGCGGAGGCTGCCATGCTGGCGCATTTAACGAATGTGGAAGATGTGCTTTCGGGATATTTCGAGGAAAATGTACAATAA